The following coding sequences are from one Sphaeramia orbicularis chromosome 11, fSphaOr1.1, whole genome shotgun sequence window:
- the LOC115427831 gene encoding ictacalcin-like, which produces MSDTMNAMTLLIEVFNKHSGKEGDKTTLNKAELKELIQAEFGDLLGKANDKAALDRIFQDLDRNKDNSVDFNEFITLICCLTQMCHEYFTSKK; this is translated from the exons ATGTCTGACACCATGAACGCTATGACTCTCCTCATCGAAGTCTTCAACAAACATTCTGGGAAGGAGGGGGACAAGACCACCCTGAATAAGGCAGAGCTGAAGGAGCTGATTCAGGCTGAGTTTGGGGATTTGCTGGGG aaagCCAATGACAAGGCAGCATTAGACCGCATCTTCCAGGACCTGGACAGAAACAAGGATAACAGCGTGGACTTCAACGAGTTCATCACCCTCATCTGCTGCCTTACTCAGATGTGCCATGAGTACTTCACCAGCAAGAAATAG